In the Drosophila teissieri strain GT53w chromosome 3R, Prin_Dtei_1.1, whole genome shotgun sequence genome, TGATCCAACTGTTGCCCCTGTTTGCACGCTCCTCTGCACCTCTTGATTGCTTTGGTTGTCATCGGAGTCGGACTCGGTCTCAGCGTCATTAAAAGTAAAGTCATTATCGCTCTCGTCATCTTGCATGCCGTCCTCATTTCGTTGATTTTCTATTAACTCATCGTCTTGATTGTGGGAATTGGCTTCCCGGTTTATAACTTCTTCCGATTCGGAGGCGTCGCGTATAGCTGattgtaaattatattttattaggtTTAGGCACAATTTCAGACAGCAATCTACCGAAAATACTCACTTTCCATAGCAACTACATCGTAGTTTTGTTGAATATTAAAACTGGCGCTCTGATCGTTTCCAGCATCGTGTCCAAGTATTTGCTCGGAAGGAGACTCCACGTTAGAGGGTGCCAAAGGATCCACGCTGAACAAATCGTCGGAGTTCTAAAAGTATATGAAAATGATTATTAATTCAGTTAAATTAATATTGCTGGGTCGCAAATCAATAATCTTGATTCGGGCTTTCTCAAGTAAATCAAGGAAAGGCTGGTCATATTTACACGTACATCCAGATTCGACGATGACATCGTAAACGGAGCTGTGGGCCGCACAACGCCCAGTCGGACTGGAGCGATCAGAGCTTCGGAAACCTCACATAACTCCTCGATGGATATCTTGTGGAGCGTTTGGAACACTTTAACACAGCTCTGAACGTATTTGTTGCACGATGTGTGCGTCTTTCGCTTTTCCGGGTTCGGCTGCTTTTCCAGATTGAAAATTACGAAAACACGTGCCACGGAACGTACGAAGCGACGCGCTACTTCTTCAGCCTCCTTGCAACGATTGGCAAcgattgcattttgcaattcgCGCACCAAGGTGAGGAGCAAAGTGTCCAAATGGTCACCGGTGCACTTCACGATCAGACTATGGGTAAATTTGTCGAGGAGCGTGGATCCATGCTGTGTCTGAATAAACATATTGAAGCCCTCCGAATTGGAGTTCTCCGATGCACTGCCTGCTGGATTCGGGACATCGCCTTTCTCCGCACCGCTCATGATCATTGAGCGCACGGCGTTCCAGTCGATCAGCAGTCTCTCCAAAGCTTTTCTAGCGAACTTCGGTGGCTCCAGATCATGGTCCGGCATATCACTGTCAATTTCCGCTGCGGATGTCTTGCGATTTGATATCACTGTATTGTTTCCGGTCGCTCCGGTGGCTGCGGTGCCAACATTGCGAACCCTTACGTTGAATCGATACTGTCGCTGCTCCACAATTTGACGTCCAACCGTTTGAATAAGGAAAAGAAGGATCGATTCACCCTTGGAGTTAAACTTGGTGACCAAATCTGTGCAGGAGACAAGCTTGCAAAGCAGAGCGAAGCGCTTTGTGAGATTTCCAGCGATCAAAGCCTTACACTTGCATTTCTCCCAGCAATCACAGTAAGCTGTCGGCGCCGTACGCTTCAACTTGCAGTCGTGTCCTTTGTGGCAGACTCTCGCGCACTCCGTGCAGCAGCACAGGGATCCAGTCAGGCCGCAAGTCTTGCATTCGAAAATGTTCTGGTTGATGTGATCGGCTCCCGTCCATGTGAAGGAGCAGGTGTCATTGTAGCAGATGACATGCAGTGGCGACTGATCTGCGGGCGAACCAGTTGGGAATATCATGGCCTCCTTTAGCTGCGGATCCTGCTCGGACAGCATTAGAATCGTGTTCAGCAGTATGATTCCTGCCTCGTAGGCGCGACAGGAAACGGAGAGCATAAACGGCGTCTGACCCTGCGCATCCTTAGTGCTCAGCATATGGCAGAGGTAGGGACGAAGGGCCGGACTCACGCACATCTGCTGAAGGATTGTCAAAGCATGCTCCCGCCGCTGAGCCAGGTCGAAGGTGTAGTTGGGGGACCCCAACTTTATGTTGGAAAGCATGGAACTCTGGGAGGAGGACGGAATTATCTTCGAGATGTCATCTTCAATGCTGTCTGCGACATTCTGCGAAGAGCTGGCGCTCAGATTGCTGGCTGCCGGTGCCTCAGCTGGCCAGGGGATGTACGCGTGGTCCTCGTTGTTTGTAGCCATTGGCTGGCTGCCAGACTGTTCAGCCTGATCGCTATTTATTAGACGGTGCATCATGTCGCGCAGGTTGGTACGATTATCCCTGCTCGTCGATGAGGCGGAACCGGCAGCGGATGAACTCATTGTTGCAAAGCTGGAGTTTTCATTGCTCGAAGACGCATTTGCTCCAAATGCGTTGCTGCTAACGTAAGCGCTTGTCGACACAGTTGGGATGGAGCGCGCAACGGAAAGTCCCACTGCTAATGACTTCTTCTCGACTCCACCGCTGGGAGAGTCCGGTGGTGAATCCTTGTTTGAGGATGGGGCGCACATAATTACGCAAGCGTGGAATATGTTTCGGGCTCCATCGCAACGTTCTTCTACGATAAGAGCCGTATCCGCCTGATCCTCCCTCTCCAATCGGCTGAGGGCGGCAAAGCTATTTTTGACATCGCAACGCAAGATGTGCGGCATAAGCTTTTGGGTATCAAAGAGCAGAGCAGTCATGCACACCTTTGACTTCAAATTCACGCCCGAGAGCATTGTCGGCAGAGAGATGGTGGACATAGTGATGGACTTCACCGGAGGAAGGTCGAACCATTGCGGATCCTTGATCGAGCCAAGGCAATCCTTGGCCAAGGGATACAAGGCTCCGTTGCCATCGCGAAGCACAATGGTGCTGCTGTTTCCGCTGCAGTCGTTGTTGCAAGCCATCAATATGTTGCCGGGTGATGAGCCAATAAAAGATGCACAATCCGTGGGGAATAGGCAATTTTGCTCCTGCTTGCTGTTATACAGGTTGTAGAGGCTGTAGTGGATTTTGCCGAGCACCTTCTTGATCACATGAATGCCGCGCGAGTCAACGGCCAGGGTGAGTAGCTGTGCGCCAGCTGCATCAGCACCAACGTTAATCTTTTTCGGCTGTTTTTGCAGCCAGTCTGGGCCACGGGTAGACATAGCAGTGCGGAATATTTGGACGTCTTCGCGTCGCAGCAATCGACACTGCTGCCAGTCGTCCTCCTTGCCCTCTTCCTTGGATGTGGAGGCTGTGTTGGATGAGGAACTTGttgcggcagcagcagcggcaacggcTGCTGCATTCATTGCCGGAAAACGAACGGCAACAAAGTCGCCGTCGACCTTTAGCACCTTGCCCACTGGACCCACCTTGTCCTCGACAAACACCACGTCCTTCAATTCCCACAGCTCCTCATCCTTCCTCCCTTCCTGGGGAGCATTGGAGTCTTCTTTCGTAGTAGCTCGCTTAGTGCGCTTGTGGGATGTGACGCTGCCGGTGTCGCTGCATGTGCTGGATGCCGGTGACGGCGGAGGTGGCATGTCGATGCGATCAGTCGACTCCTTGCTGTTTGAAAAGGATTGTCCATTCTTACTGCTACCAGTGCTGGGCATTGCCGTAGACTTTGGCAGATCTTTATCCGGGGTAATTCCATGGGCATTAAGATTAATGCCAGCTGCTTGTGATTTGTCCACGCCGGAGTTcgtgttaatatttattattttcatgcGACACACATCGGTAAAGTTCCAGACTGAATTCAAGAGCTGTCCAACCTTTGGCACGCCATTGGAGCATGTAAATCCGATTGATCCAGATTGATAGATGGGACACTTTTTCATTATCACTTGAGCACCCACATTAATATCCGTGGCAACCACCTTAAAGGGCTTCTTGGTCTTTGTCCGGAATTTGTCCCACAAGTAGCGTCGTTGATCAAAAGGCAGGACTCCCCACCAATATATGTTATTGCTATCGGTCTTAACAACCGTGTACAGCGAGCAGACGTAGATCTTTGTGATGGGGTCCGATATAAACTCGTTAAACGCGCAGCAATTATGCTCTAGCTTGGCACCGAGGTAACCTAGTTGCTCGTCCATCCAAGTGGCCACTCGATTAGTTTCAGTAACAACGGAACATCTAATGAAGTTGGCCGAAATAAGCTCCACTCTTTCAATTATGTTGAGCGAAACAGTTTTGGGATGATAAACGTTGTCAGTCTGCAAAATAagataaattcaattaaagtatGAGTAcagatttcaattaaagctttaataaCTAATCAGGGATTATTTCCATAATTCCTTACCTCCGACTTATAAGGCTCTGCATCTGACCAGCGCCACTGGTATAAATCTCCACTCTCTGACAAGGCAATAAACTCCGAATACAGGGCGCCTATGGTCTTGAACCTTACGGAACTTTTCTCTGGCCATGGCTGCAATTCTTCAGATATCCAAATGGGGGATAGCATAGGGGATGGCTCCTTTTTCTTAGAATCTTTGGAATAGTAGGTGTCAGTGCAGCAAGAGAATTATCGTTTTTTGTTATCAACTTACCAGCATCCTTCTCCCAGGTGTAGTCGTCTTTGCTTATCCAGCGACGTGGTCCGTAGTACTGACGATCCCGCCAACGGCTAAAAGCTTCGCGGTCAGCATTAACTGATATTTGAGTTGGAAGTCCGCTGCTGCCAGTTAAGGCTGCGCCTGAAGTTGTTGAGCGGGTCGATTGGTTACTGTCTGCAGCATTTGCGTTGGCATTACTGCGTTCACTACGAATGCGGTCAAACAGCAAACTGTGCAAATGTAAAACAAtaagtttctgtttttgttttgtttcaggTTACTTACTTTCGAATGCTGGAGTAATTGCTAAATATCTCCTCCGAAAAAAGCCCATCTGAGGGATCTATGATGACGCTGTTGTTATCTCCACTAAAGCCATTATCCAGCAGGGAGATAAGGTCTTCGGGCACGTAGTTATCGGCACCTTCTTCGGTATCTTCAGCTTCTTCATCATCGCGCGAAAGCAAATTGTTCACAGCTAAGTTAACATCTAGGTTGGTGCGCTATCAGGGGAAGAGTATGTTATTGACGAATAATATATTCTTGTATCGATGAACTTACCTGCAATTCTCTAATAATGAGATTTCTGCTCTTGCCCTGTAAAACCACCTCCGCTTGAGATATGAGCTCCTCCGGCACATATGTGGCCGGAACTGTAACTAAGGGTCGGCTCGATGTACTGCCTCCAATGATGACCCCTGTGCTGCGAGATCCGGAGCCCTGTCCGGTAGAGCTGGAGCGACCTGTTGCGCGCAGCAGCCGTGCTCTGGACCGGGCCATCGGTCGGGATGAGGATGGGGCTTTCGAAGCACTGGCCGTTCCGCCGCCACCACTTGTGGAACTTTAAATAAACAGCATTAAATAAACATGAGAATCTTTGTAACTGCTAAAGGTTTGCATTTTAGCTTACCATTTTGCGTCTGATTTGGTCAAGTCAAGTTTTTCCGAGTTTATAGAAAAGGACACGCGGAACGCCTTGCCATCCTCCAGCAAAACTCCAATGTGCGCGGGTCCAATGACCACTTCTCTCACTGGAATTTTCAACTGCTCGAATATGCGATGGCTGCCATAACCAAATCGGTTCACCTTTTCCGACACTTCACGAATCCTAAAATGGGATGAAATGGATTTAGAATAAATCTTGTATATGGCCGCCAAGCAAGTCGATGCATGTTCTAAATCTCCTAACTGTAGGGTGTATTTGTTGGATGATTTCTGGCCTTGCCAGACTATTTATGATTGACAGCTGGAAAATTTGCAGCTTCTATGAAAAGTGTACATCACCAAGGAAGAACAAAAGAGCCGGTGTTTCGATTAGTCGGCGTTTAATGTTTATGGGTTATGGAAAACGCTCAACGTTTTGATGCCATGTGCTGGAGTACTGGCTTTCAGCGAAATATATTGTGAAATAAGGAGCATGGGAAAGCATTTTGGTTACAATGTATATTTGCCCGGAAGCATAAACTTTCGCGAGCTTCTTTCGAGAAGCTTataatataaacatttcaataGTTTGCTCAGAACAAATAGTTAAATATGAACAAATTAATCAGCATGTATGCAcatgcacgcacacatgctAACGTTCACATGTCCCACACATTCGCACATGCACACATATGCGAATGGTTAGAAAATTAATTGTGGATGAAAAGTGGGAATCGCAAGTGCATTTTGCCAATTCTATGGCTAATGTTTACAGAATCGGGTGGACGGCACTAGATGAGGTAAATCCGCCAGTGTCTGTGCTCGCATTTTGCGTTAATGATCATGTACATATCTTCCTGCGTATACATATACCTGCGTACCTACATATTTTCACATAACAAATACATGCAGCCGTACGTACACAACCACACGGAATTCCGCGTTCACATGTGCGAAATTGCGAAGCGCCAGGATTATATTTACCTTTCAATAAACTGATCGTCCGAGCCCGGAAGCGgttgcaaaacaaattgcatggaaaccattttaatttttcaactaTTCATGTACACAGTGTCCTCGTTGAATTTTCATGTCACAAAACGTTGATAGACTTTCAGAGTGACCGTAGGGGGTAGAGCTGGTACAAAAAGCGATGCCCGCCCGATAGTATCGATAGTTACCGGAAAATTTGACGGTATCGATACATTCTCTGAACTAATCGATTACATTTTGAAACAAAttgataagaaaacaaaaaaatagcttttatattatattggcagtgacaacaataaaatttgtGTAAATTATTTAGCTAATATATTTAGAGCCTGGATTGAATGAAAACGTAGATTCTCATCggtagtttttatttaaacaattgcaATACCGTTTTTGGACAGTTGGCCAATGAAATATACTGAAATATACTAAATACGGTTTCTAAAAGATGGTAGATAACTTGGATAaaaatacccttttactctacgtgTAACGGATATCAAACCCTGAAAACCGTTTGCTTAAGAACTAGAAATAAAAGAGAGTTTCTGCAATTTGTTGTAGATATGAGGAATTTATTCTGGCCACTTAGTTTCGTTAATGatctaaaattaaatggaattttagATAAGTCAACAAAAAAGAGTATACATTTACTAAGGAGTTCCCAAATCTGAAGCTGCCAAGGGTCCAGTTTTTCATTAGATCAATATCtgaaagtaatttttttaagggtAGCCTATTCGGCCTTAAAAACAGTTTCGGTATAGTTTTAAACCATGTAACTTTAAAAGGCTTTTTTGctgaaaaatcaaaatattgtatattatatgtaatatattaaAGTCTTTTTATATGTGGTGTtattaaagcaaatttaaacGCATTAAGTTTGCTTTAATAATTAAACGtagttttttcatttattttatagcattagtgtaatttattttaaaattattttttcatttctattacGGAAATTATACAGAACCATGTGTATGTACAGATATAATTTCCGAATCCGAACCTTCTTACCAAACGTAGGTTACTCGACAATGcatctaaatatttatagttaatGATATATTTATCGATTGTGCTCATTGGCACTACTTTCGTACATATTAGTAGAGTATTCATCCATTGCCAAATGGCTGTTACTTTCGACCATACCCGAATCCATATTACTATAGTCCTTAGAGGTCTTACTTAAACCATCACTACCGCAAAAAGGAAGACAACCGATTCTGCCTAAATCATTTGGATTATTGGAATCTAGGGGATTATCAGCCCCCGGGGGCAAACTAGTGCAATGTTGCGTACAATTGTCGCAGGGATTCTTATCAGTGGGCGCACCATTGCCGGATTGGCATGAATTTGGGGAGGAGGACGGTTCATATTTCCGGGGTCTCCCTCTCGACAAGTGCCGCCTTTTGACAAACTCATTATCGTCGACCATCCAAAACGAGCCAAAGTCATCTTCATAACGTACAAAGCACTTGTGCAAGGATAGGTTCGTACGAATCGCATTCTTTATGATTTGTTGGACAAAACAAGAGCCCCATCAAGAGTCAGAAACAGGAAATTGCATTATCGGGAAAGGAAGAGAGAGTTCATTGAGATATTATGGTTAGTTCATTTGTCTTCGGTCTTCTTATTTTCATTGCAGCATTTCGATCCTTTATCCATTATAAACGTATATCTGGTTTATCTTCACAAGCTAAATTCCCGCACGGACATACAGACCGATAAGCAGACGGACATCTTTTTTGGGTTTTACCACTAAGAGATCACTGTTTACAATATGTGCTGTAAAAAGATCGTATAATGTCATATTATATCATTTCGACATAGGAGCATGCATTCAATGGCATATATTTACGAACAGAGCAAAATGGAAGGAGTTTGGAGCAAAGTGAGtattaaactatttaagaCCCACATACCCAATGTTCATGGCTACAAAATAGTTAGTATCCGGCGAATTGGTAGCACCAGTTAGGTTGTTACCAATGCCAGCAGTGCGCTGCGGTCGTCTTTTGTAAAACTCAATCTCATCGACAGTCCAAACTGCTCCTTTCACATTCTCAACCCGCATAAAGCACTTATGTAGGGACAGATTGTGCCGGACCGCGTTCTAATGGTATACATTATCAGTTAGCATAGGCCAAACATAATCAATTTGATAATCTtaagatatataaatagaaaatggaataaaaCAGGGGAGTACCTGTATAGCTTACCTTGTCAGATGTCTCTCAAGTACCTAAACTTGTGCTTACATCCATTATAATCTAAAGTATTGGCAAAATATTGGGAAATGTGGAATATGTAGTATACATACAGCGGACAAGCTAGTAACGCCAATCGGACAGACGAACATCAAACGGACAGACAAATTGTTATATTATATCAATGATAACATATTATATTGCATAAATAGGTAATAGGTAATAGAGAAGAAATAAGTTTGGCATAGGGCATGTTACCTTCCACGTTGCTGCGTTGCGCCGGAAGTAGCAAAATGTGTTTTGGAACCAGTTGTAGATTTCGTTTAGGGTTAGCTGCTTGTCAGGGGAGTCAATTATAGccttttaaaatatgaaagaaaGTAATGTGATATTAGAGAAGAGAGCTTATTAAAGTCGAATGCTGCAACACAAGCCATAAATGGGTTTTCAAAATTACCTGTCTTATGAGGGAAGCATAAGTAAAAGGCGGTCGTACATCAGCATTCTTATAAAACTCTCTGTTTCGATGGATctctgaaaatttaaattcttctTATATGTCTTCCAGAAGCACAAGACGAGAAATCATTAAGATAATCAGTCTGCATAGTTTACTTACCCTGTTGCACATCAAGCCCGGCTCTTTCAAGCATGTAGGGTAATCCTAAAGccaaaacaattattatttatagagATAGTTAATGCAAGAATAGCCTACACTTACCGccatttattgaaaatgtatttttgtcGTGGTTTCTCTTTTTGATCGAGCACATGTTGGTGGAATTAACCATTGGAAGATTTAGAGGACTGGGCGAATTGGTTTGGCGGATGGGTCGACCTATGCTATTCACTGTAAGCGGACTCCGGCAAAACTTTCCTTCTCTTCCGGGCACGTccttatatttataaaatttctaTATACTATTACTTACTAGGTTTCACGTATAAGGGACTTACCTTCCTATCGATTTTGGTGGGTGATAAAAGTTGCTTGGACAAATACAAGTGATGCATCATGGCCTGCAAGCGATCTCTTTCCTTTTGCAGGTGGGATTCCAGTTGGGAGACAACTTGCATTTGAACCCGTGCCTGGGCGGTTGATCGATCGTCCAAACCATGTTCGGTATTCAGATGCCTAGTATTGGTACAACCACATCCAATAAAATCATTTATGTCTGTAACTGTATTCAACCTACTTGACAAACGATGTGATGTCCTCCAAATCCATTTCGCAACCGGGCCAGCGGCATATGCCATGAGCAAATAGAGGATGATAGTACTTTCGCATGGCGAACTCATCGTGCATATAGCTGAAATCATTGTTGCACACCTCATTATCTTTCGACCTCAAGAATCTCTCTGCGTCGGAGAACATGAGCTTCTCCTGCTCGGAAATGAACTCGGGAACATTGTAGAAACCCAGATCGGGAATGGGGGCCATCATGTGCTGACCCTGCATGTGCATGTGGGGATTGGACTCGTGCTGGGCTGTCGATGAGGATTCATCGATGCTCGAGGCCGGAGAACCGCACTTAACTACATGTGAGGCAAAGGCGATCGAGTTATTCAGAAAGCCCGTCGACGGAAAACAGTTGTTCTTAACAGCATCTGAGCATATATCTGGAATGGAAATTTGGTGTCGCGACTTGACCGATATCTCCTTCTGAATTGAACCCTTGTAGTCCGATTCCTTGGCATCCTCAGAATACTCGTCGTCATGTATCCGATGCATGTTTTTAAGACTGAAATTTATGATCATCCCAAAGATGGGCATTGTATGCTTTGTATTGCAAAAAAACAATCGCATATATATGCAATTACACAGAAATAATCTCTTTCGGGTCTGAAGTTCTTCAAAAGTTATGCCATAGGTGTCATTTCTAAAAGAATAATTTTTTCTGgcaagtaatttaatttttcttacTACATCACTAGTCGACTCTCCTGCCAAACTTTGAATACGAGACACTTATCACCTTACTCCCTACTCCATACTCCATTCGTCTCTCGACATCATAGAGGTTCTACTTTCTAAAATCGAGGAATGTTTACCAACCTGACGCAtctaaattatttgtaatacCTGTAAAACGAAAAGTAAGTAACCCAACTAAAAATCCCCGTATCAAATGAATTAagtgtaaattaaattaaacattttttaaatgtttgatttaattttaaatagaaCAATAACGAGACGACGTCATCAGGTTTTGCATGTGTAGTTAATCTGTAAATATAAGGATTAGACTTGAAATGGAAAGCATTTatcatattatttatgttcaAAGTTAAAGATCTCAGACGGAATTTAAATAGGTATTCAGGAAACCAGACAAATGTGATTGCTGAAGAAGCTACACATggacaaacagacaaacggatagacaaacggacagacaaacggacagacaaacggacagacaaacggacagacaaacagacagacaaactGACATACAAACGGacggacgaacggacagacaaacagacggacggacaaacaaacggacaaacagacaggCGTATTAAATGCAGGATGAACTTGGATGGAGGTGTATAAGATTTATTGGGAATCAGACATCTTCCGATATGTTTACAACATTTCCTGTAACGAAACATTACATGTATGTCATTGCAAGGATCTGAaatcagaatatatataaatacatattatgtgttaaatattttaacagaAATAGGCGAAAAATGTGAAAGAGATGTACATTTTGCATTACATTCGTTGATCCtgaaaaatttgtattaaggGTTTGTGTAAAGTAAAGgcatattaatatatatttggtaaTGTGACTGTAGCGTAATTTCTTGTATTGTGTGTATGTTAGAGGATTTGCATTGTCTGTATTCGTTGGGGGCATTGATTATTCAAAAGGGGTAGAtgggtaaataaaatattcatatttcatctGTATACATATCATACGATTTGTGTGTAAGTACTCTCTAAACATTAT is a window encoding:
- the LOC122621549 gene encoding E3 ubiquitin-protein ligase hyd; amino-acid sequence: MVSMQFVLQPLPGSDDQFIERIREVSEKVNRFGYGSHRIFEQLKIPVREVVIGPAHIGVLLEDGKAFRVSFSINSEKLDLTKSDAKCSTSGGGGTASASKAPSSSRPMARSRARLLRATGRSSSTGQGSGSRSTGVIIGGSTSSRPLVTVPATYVPEELISQAEVVLQGKSRNLIIRELQRTNLDVNLAVNNLLSRDDEEAEDTEEGADNYVPEDLISLLDNGFSGDNNSVIIDPSDGLFSEEIFSNYSSIRNLLFDRIRSERSNANANAADSNQSTRSTTSGAALTGSSGLPTQISVNADREAFSRWRDRQYYGPRRWISKDDYTWEKDADSKKKEPSPMLSPIWISEELQPWPEKSSVRFKTIGALYSEFIALSESGDLYQWRWSDAEPYKSETDNVYHPKTVSLNIIERVELISANFIRCSVVTETNRVATWMDEQLGYLGAKLEHNCCAFNEFISDPITKIYVCSLYTVVKTDSNNIYWWGVLPFDQRRYLWDKFRTKTKKPFKVVATDINVGAQVIMKKCPIYQSGSIGFTCSNGVPKVGQLLNSVWNFTDVCRMKIININTNSGVDKSQAAGINLNAHGITPDKDLPKSTAMPSTGSSKNGQSFSNSKESTDRIDMPPPPSPASSTCSDTGSVTSHKRTKRATTKEDSNAPQEGRKDEELWELKDVVFVEDKVGPVGKVLKVDGDFVAVRFPAMNAAAVAAAAAATSSSSNTASTSKEEGKEDDWQQCRLLRREDVQIFRTAMSTRGPDWLQKQPKKINVGADAAGAQLLTLAVDSRGIHVIKKVLGKIHYSLYNLYNSKQEQNCLFPTDCASFIGSSPGNILMACNNDCSGNSSTIVLRDGNGALYPLAKDCLGSIKDPQWFDLPPVKSITMSTISLPTMLSGVNLKSKVCMTALLFDTQKLMPHILRCDVKNSFAALSRLEREDQADTALIVEERCDGARNIFHACVIMCAPSSNKDSPPDSPSGGVEKKSLAVGLSVARSIPTVSTSAYVSSNAFGANASSSNENSSFATMSSSAAGSASSTSRDNRTNLRDMMHRLINSDQAEQSGSQPMATNNEDHAYIPWPAEAPAASNLSASSSQNVADSIEDDISKIIPSSSQSSMLSNIKLGSPNYTFDLAQRREHALTILQQMCVSPALRPYLCHMLSTKDAQGQTPFMLSVSCRAYEAGIILLNTILMLSEQDPQLKEAMIFPTGSPADQSPLHVICYNDTCSFTWTGADHINQNIFECKTCGLTGSLCCCTECARVCHKGHDCKLKRTAPTAYCDCWEKCKCKALIAGNLTKRFALLCKLVSCTDLVTKFNSKGESILLFLIQTVGRQIVEQRQYRFNVRVRNVGTAATGATGNNTVISNRKTSAAEIDSDMPDHDLEPPKFARKALERLLIDWNAVRSMIMSGAEKGDVPNPAGSASENSNSEGFNMFIQTQHGSTLLDKFTHSLIVKCTGDHLDTLLLTLVRELQNAIVANRCKEAEEVARRFVRSVARVFVIFNLEKQPNPEKRKTHTSCNKYVQSCVKVFQTLHKISIEELCEVSEALIAPVRLGVVRPTAPFTMSSSNLDNSDDLFSVDPLAPSNVESPSEQILGHDAGNDQSASFNIQQNYDVVAMETIRDASESEEVINREANSHNQDDELIENQRNEDGMQDDESDNDFTFNDAETESDSDDNQSNQEVQRSVQTGATVGSENDIGVLFLEDESGDSSAQEEDGSEDGESDDHSDEFNFNDQQLERRTTNSNARSDLAPQTMQWAIRSRDTARSSVRVPTGSNMVFIDPMALRRSTVPASTTVTTPSIEPHTMATTASNLARAFGITIRQISELISILSYNIVNDIETSLKIQSDEAIAVQAFVEKRLKATWDWMFTVMDGTEAQLKFGAYLTNYTDPNHPLHPLNLSAQASSSQTPAPATSSSVSGVNIMGSNSRRDFFTYCLSLMRSHTSEHRDALPVLDITALRHIAYVLDAFVYYMRNDSGFYDKQDTISGRINNLSPMVESYDTDDELTNLEEFNAEAQTSTSNMPSGSQGIRRHAFFARSESTLSLGCSAPEGFDLPLDMAMPLADKPHLLQPNSKRQELFANLPLLVTTNANNSGPNNGGSIFDYTPTRLGFSNSLKRNEHVYETVPAKQSMEVIINMDTSKTGDGNVTNKAEGSTDSNIYVQLKKKQGSDDFKSHKEADGNQSKYEKVVLMETDDSLPSTSKSTEALMATRPEVIIAPNKASVSPATAARSVIVLAGGSCLKTIDSDINNFSASNLSTAEQAKCDTHHQKSTPHHPLSFPVRGSLFYQSNFSELPSWNILLSRWKLTLDLFGRVFMDDVGMEHGSVLPELRGFPVKEMRFRRHMEKLRNGQQRDLVLCKLERNRESLIVQTFKELNTQFGNQNRRTQPPITFNRVKVTFKDEPGEGSGVARSFYTSIAEALLASAKIPNLESVQVGTSHSKYGVPFSSILRSRTVSGSSRDQSTLQRRGTSSKILWRSARERKALNLDARPYTPVNSSDNAMPESLNDHLSVHLQQIGERLYPKIHSINQTHAPKITGMLLEIPTPQLLSVISSDETLRQKVNEAIEIITFKLKSETSAQSSQPKKSPSVVLVEPVDDDNEPLFYSPGKRGFYTPRQGFASFERINAFRNIGRLIGLCLLQNELLPLFLQRHVLKYILGRKIKFHDLAFFDPALYESFRQIIQNAQTKEGDETINRMELCFVIDLMKEEGCGNRELIPGGRDVAVTSSNIFEYVRRYTEYRLIKSQEKALEALKDGVFDVLPDNSMNSLTAEDLRLLLNGVGDINVSTLISYTTFNDESSEGPDKLLKFKKWFWSIVEKMNIMERQDLVYFWTGSPALPASEEGFQPLPSVTIRPADDSHLPTANTCISRLYIPLYSSKSILRSKMLMAIKSKNFGFV
- the LOC122620421 gene encoding forkhead box protein P1 isoform X1, whose amino-acid sequence is MRLFFCNTKHTMPIFGMIINFSLKNMHRIHDDEYSEDAKESDYKGSIQKEISVKSRHQISIPDICSDAVKNNCFPSTGFLNNSIAFASHVVKCGSPASSIDESSSTAQHESNPHMHMQGQHMMAPIPDLGFYNVPEFISEQEKLMFSDAERFLRSKDNEVCNNDFSYMHDEFAMRKYYHPLFAHGICRWPGCEMDLEDITSFVKHLNTEHGLDDRSTAQARVQMQVVSQLESHLQKERDRLQAMMHHLYLSKQLLSPTKIDRKDVPGREGKFCRSPLTVNSIGRPIRQTNSPSPLNLPMVNSTNMCSIKKRNHDKNTFSINGGLPYMLERAGLDVQQEIHRNREFYKNADVRPPFTYASLIRQAIIDSPDKQLTLNEIYNWFQNTFCYFRRNAATWKNAIRTNLSLHKCFVRYEDDFGSFWMVDDNEFVKRRHLSRGRPRKYEPSSSPNSCQSGNGAPTDKNPCDNCTQHCTSLPPGADNPLDSNNPNDLGRIGCLPFCGSDGLSKTSKDYSNMDSGMVESNSHLAMDEYSTNMYESSANEHNR
- the LOC122620421 gene encoding forkhead box protein P1 isoform X2 translates to MRLFFCNTKHTMPIFGMIINFSLKNMHRIHDDEYSEDAKESDYKGSIQKEISVKSRHQISIPDICSDAVKNNCFPSTGFLNNSIAFASHVVKCGSPASSIDESSSTAQHESNPHMHMQGQHMMAPIPDLGFYNVPEFISEQEKLMFSDAERFLRSKDNEVCNNDFSYMHDEFAMRKYYHPLFAHGICRWPGCEMDLEDITSFVKHLNTEHGLDDRSTAQARVQMQVVSQLESHLQKERDRLQAMMHHLYLSKQLLSPTKIDRKDVPGREGKFCRSPLTVNSIGRPIRQTNSPSPLNLPMVNSTNMCSIKKRNHDKNTFSINGGLPYMLERAGLDVQQEIHRNREFYKNADVRPPFTYASLIRQAIIDSPDKQLTLNEIYNWFQNTFCYFRRNAATWKNAVRHNLSLHKCFMRVENVKGAVWTVDEIEFYKRRPQRTAGIGNNLTGATNSPDTNYFVAMNIGYVGLK